The Cuculus canorus isolate bCucCan1 chromosome 5, bCucCan1.pri, whole genome shotgun sequence genome window below encodes:
- the LOC128852312 gene encoding cytochrome P450 1B1-like → MATATSAGSPDGAAAGPALLLALGALVLLAVTRRRGGTKRGGRRSPPGPFAWPLVGNALQLGRLPHLAFGRMARRYGAVFQLRLGHQRVVVLNGEAVIRRALVGLGARFAGRPDFPSFELVSGGRSVAFGSCSPRWRARRRLAHAALRARSTAAEVERHVAAEAGDLVRLFLRHSQDGAYFEPSRLLVVASANVICALCFGRRYSHADSEFAALLGRNDRFGQTVGAGSVVDVLPWLLRFPNPVRSVFRDFQALNRELHGFVCAKVAQHRQTFDPRILRDVSDAMIAAVERSDRVPEGLGPEDVDGAMTDIFGAGQDTTSTALSWVLLLLLKHPQLQRDIQAELDRVVGRSRLPTAEDRPCLPLLDAFIYETLRYSSFVPITIPHATTDDVELEGFHIPKGTVVFINQWSVNHDCSKWPDPQRFDPRRFLDAQQRLDRDRAGSVMIFSTGQRRCIGDQLAKLQLFLFTAILLHQCSFLTNPAENLTMDCIHGLALKPRPFAITVRQRQPALIQP, encoded by the coding sequence ATGGCCACGGCCACGAGCGCGGGGAGCCCCGACGGGGCGGCCGCGGGGCCGGCGCTGCTGCTGGCGCTCGGGGCCCTCGTGCTGCTCGCCGTGACCCGGCGCCGCGGCGGGACAAAGCGCGGGGGCCGGCGGAGCCCCCCGGGGCCCTTCGCTTGGCCGCTGGTGGGCAACGCGCTGCAGCTGGGCCGCCTGCCCCACCTGGCTTTCGGGCGGATGGCGCGGCGCTACGGTGCCGTCTTCCAGCTGCGGTTGGGCCACCAGCGCGTGGTGGTGCTCAACGGCGAGGCCGTCATCCGGCGGGCGCTGGTGGGCTTGGGAGCCCGTTTCGCCGGGCGCCCCGATTTCCCATCCTTCGAGCTGGTGTCCGGAGGGCGCAGCGTGGCTTTCGGGTCCTGCTCGCCCCGGTGGAGGGCGCGCCGGCGCCTGGCCCACGCCGCCCTGCGCGCCCGCTCCACGGCGGCCGAGGTGGAGCGGCACGTGGCGGCCGAGGCGGGGGACCTCGTCCGGCTCTTCCTGCGCCACAGCCAGGACGGAGCCTACTTCGAGCCCTCGCGGCTGTTGGTGGTGGCCAGCGCCAACGTCATCTGCGCCCTCTGCTTCGGCCGCCGCTACAGCCACGCCGACAGCGAGTTCGCGGCTCTGCTGGGGCGCAACGACCGCTTCGGGCAGACGGTGGGCGCGGGCAGCGTGGTGGACGTGCTGCCCTGGCTCCTGCGCTTCCCCAACCCGGTGCGCAGTGTATTCCGCGACTTCCAGGCCCTCAACCGGGAGCTGCACGGCTTCGTGTGTGCCAAGGTAGCGCAGCACCGACAGACCTTCGACCCACGCATCCTCCGTGACGTCAGTGATGCCATGATTGCCGCCGTGGAGCGCAGTGACAGAGTCCCTGAGGGGCTGGGACCTGAGGATGTGGATGGTGCCATGACCGACATCTTCGGCGCTGGGCAGGACACCACATCCACGGCACTTTCGTGggtcctcctgctgctgctgaagcacCCGCAGCTCCAGCGGGAcatccaggcagagctggaccGGGTGGTGGGACGTTCTCGGTTGCCTACGGCCGAGGACCGGCCATGTCTGCCCCTCCTGGATGCCTTCATCTACGAGACACTGCGCTACAGCAGCTTCGTGCCCATCACCATCCCACACGCTACCACAGATGACGTGGAGCTCGAGGGCTTCCACATCCCCAAGGGCACCGTGGTTTTCATCAACCAGTGGTCGGTCAACCACGACTGCAGCAAGTGGCCCGACCCCCAACGCTTCGACCCCAGGCGCTTCTTGGACGCGCAGCAGCGCCTGGACCGCGACCGGGCCGGCAGCGTCATGATCTTCTCAACTGGGCAGCGGCGCTGCATCGGAGACCAGCTCGCCAAGCTCCAGCTCTTCCTCTTCACCGCCATCCTTCTCCACCAGTGCTCCTTTCTCACCAACCCAGCGGAGAACCTTACCATGGACTGCATCCACGGGCTGGCGCTGAAGCCGCGGCCCTTCGCCATCACCGTGCGGCAGAGGCAGCCGGCGCTCATCCAGCCCTGA
- the RMDN3 gene encoding regulator of microtubule dynamics protein 3: MAPPARLVPGLALALGAAGAVLGLRLLWARRQREERRRARGNGVPRVPVPVEVGSGAVSVPLLQPEEQVDLLERLDFVLRNIAELRKEVEELRSSLQRLAAEIVSEVRSHLEETQRVTRRRRFPFPRERSDSTGSSSIYFTASSGAANTDDGESEGGYTTANAESDYDRESERESEEGEDEVSCETVRTARRDSLDLVNEEETHLLLDSSLEEGLGQLLQQADRLHDGDEQEKREGFQLLLNNKLAYADQKDFVWRLARAHSDMCEIAEDTEEKRSYAYDGKEELEVALQKWDQSAECHQWYAVLCGQLSEHESIQKRIQTGYVFKEHIDKAIELKPEDPKSHYLLGRWCYQVSHLGWLEKKAASALFEAPPTATVQDALQNFLRVEELSPGFSKAGRVYIAKCYKDLGNNSAATLWMNLASELPAHTKEDEESERELEEMQSAWEE, translated from the exons ATGGCGCCGCCCGCGCGGCTCGTGCCGGGCCTGGCGCTGGCACTGGGGGCGGCCGGGGCCGTGCTCGGGCTGCGGCTGCTCTGGGCGAGGCGGCAGCGGGAAGAGCGGCGCCGGGCCCGGGGGAACG GTGTGCCTCGAGTGCCGGTTCCCGTCGAGGTGGGCAGTGGGGCTGTGTCTGTGCCTCTCCTGCAGCCTGAGGAGCAGGTGGACCTGCTGGAGCGCCTGGACTTCGTGTTGAGGAACATTGCGGAGCTGCGGAAAGAAGTGGAGGAGCTGCGGAGCAGCCTGCAGCGCTTGGCGGCTGAGATTGTCAGTGAAGTCAG GTCCCATCTGGAGGAAACGCAGAGAGTAACTCGCCGGAGGCGGTTCCCATTTCCTAGGGAAAGAAGCGATTCCACAGGCTCCAGTTCGATTTATTTCACGGCCAGCTCGGGAGCCGCCAATACGGATGATGGGGAAAGCGAAGGAGG gtaCACAACAGCCAACGCTGAGTCTGATTACGACCGAGAGTCTGAGAGAGAGAGTGAGGAAGGGGAAGATGAAGTGAGCTGTGAAACAGTGAGGACTGCACGGCGGGATTCGCTGGACCTCGTCAATGAGGAGGAAACACATTTACTCCTCGATTCCTCGCTGGAGGAAGGACTGGGTCAGCTATTGCAGCAGGCTGACCGCTTGCACGACGGGGATgagcaggagaagagagagggcttccagctgctgctgaacaaTAAACTGGCG TACGCTGACCAGAAAGACTTTGTTTGGCGCCTGGCGCGAGCACATAGCGATATGTGCGAAATTGCGGAAGATACGGAAGAGAAGAGATCGTATGCATATGACG GgaaagaagagctggaagtcgCCTTACAGAAATGGGACCAAAGCGCCGAGTGCCACCAGTG GTATGCTGTTCTTTGTGGGCAGCTGTCGGAGCACGAGAGCATTCAGAAGCGCATCCAAACCGGGTATGTTTTTAAG GAACACATTGACAAAGCGATTGAGCTGAAACCAGAGGACCCAAAGTCTCACTATCTCCTGGGCAGGTGGTGTTACCAG GTTTCCCATCTAGGATGGCTTGAAAAAAAGGCGGCTTCTGCTTTGTTTGAAGCTCCCCCCACAGCCACTGTGCAGGATGCGCTGCAAAACTTCTTACGG GTTGAGGAGCTGAGCCCAGGATTTTCCAAAGCAGGAAGAGTCTACATTGCCAAG tgcTACAAGGACCTGGGAAACAACTCTGCGGCCACTCTTTGGATGAACCTGGCCTCGGAACTGCCAGCTCACACAAAAGAG GATGAAGAAAGCGAGAGAGAACTTGAAGAGATGCAGTCAGCCTGGGAGGAGTGA
- the GCHFR gene encoding GTP cyclohydrolase 1 feedback regulatory protein, which yields MPYLLISTQIRMEVGPTMVGDEHSDPSLMSFLGATKRNMLGNHFWEYYVNDAPRVVLNKLESCGYRVVSMTGVGQTLVWCLHKEQ from the exons ATGCCGTACCTGCTCATCAGCACCCAGATCCGCATG gagGTCGGCCCCACCATGGTGGGAGATGAGCATTCGGATCCCAGCCTGATGAGCTTCCTGGGGGCCACAAAGAGGAACATGCTGGGGAACCACTT CTGGGAGTACTATGTGAACGACGCTCCGCGGGTTGTCCTGAACAAGCTGGAGAGTTGTGGATACCGGGTGGTCAGCATGACTGGCGTGGGCCAGACGCTGGTGTGGTGCCTCCACAAGGAACAATGA